The Pirellulimonas nuda genome includes a region encoding these proteins:
- a CDS encoding RNA polymerase sigma factor, which translates to MARLLSSDELGRLLDRHGPALRLYAAQWCAAPDDCVQEALIELARQAPPPDSPRAWLFRVVRRRAQNEHRGQRRRASREALAARREAPRDGAPRHGADLSPVEASDLLEGLDPQARELVVLRLWGGLSFNEIADVTDRPTSSLHRDYTAALERLRRLLEPDQDSPAPTQAHHAPRS; encoded by the coding sequence ATGGCCAGACTCCTTAGTAGCGACGAGCTTGGTCGGCTGCTCGACCGCCACGGGCCGGCCTTGCGGCTCTACGCGGCGCAGTGGTGCGCGGCGCCCGACGACTGTGTGCAGGAGGCGCTGATTGAATTGGCCCGGCAGGCGCCCCCGCCCGACTCCCCCCGGGCGTGGCTGTTCCGCGTGGTGCGGCGGCGGGCCCAGAACGAACACCGCGGCCAGCGGCGACGCGCGAGCCGCGAAGCGCTGGCCGCACGCCGCGAGGCCCCACGCGACGGGGCCCCACGCCACGGGGCCGACCTGTCGCCCGTGGAGGCCAGCGACCTGCTCGAGGGGCTCGACCCGCAGGCGCGCGAGCTGGTGGTGCTCCGCCTGTGGGGCGGCTTGAGCTTCAACGAGATCGCCGACGTAACCGACAGGCCGACCAGCTCGCTGCACCGCGACTACACCGCGGCGCTAGAGCGGCTGCGGCGTTTGCTGGAACCAGATCAGGACTCCCCCGCTCCCACCCAGGCCCACCATGCGCCCCGATCGTGA
- a CDS encoding DUF1559 family PulG-like putative transporter, producing MNHHRALVFAAVLLLASPTLADPEAAQRVRLALAPRVDDQTFVAAAVSIDAAWADGALGTLGRYGLLPPGGRATAEAHLEQAASLLGRLHTLGVREVAAVLAVPDVRLDSGVLVAVACEAPQKDDIVAMARGLLPPPLLEALQLRWEGDVLLMGVGKTLERYASLTPSPRSDLLDPLTEAFERDAAAAAVVSPGADVRRVVRELWPTLAPPLRDLDARLAADGFRYLRLTVRQPPAWHAELTLAAADDASAQRFKRLADGAIDAGVRFAKSEPRAAPVAGVVEQAATLLRPRLEGAALRVGVAHDDGEIAALAKGFVVPAVAAGQQAARRSQQMNDMKQIALGLLNYESARGALPAAAAICDPQGKPLLSWRVAILPYLEQQALYDRFHLDEPWDSPHNLKLAEVLPGPYFGSASDALRAAGKTTYLVPVAAGTAFAPIEDAKLTQRKVGKQAVHFRQGLSYRKVTDGTSNTVLIAQVADEHAVLWTKPQDWRVDLADPLAQLRQAGRDGFVTAYMDGSARYFPFEVQPELLRNALTISGGEVDHP from the coding sequence ATGAACCACCATCGCGCCCTCGTGTTCGCTGCCGTCCTGCTGCTGGCGTCCCCCACGCTCGCCGACCCGGAGGCCGCCCAACGTGTGCGCCTGGCCCTGGCGCCGCGCGTCGATGACCAAACCTTCGTGGCGGCTGCCGTATCGATCGACGCGGCGTGGGCCGATGGGGCGCTCGGCACGCTCGGCCGCTACGGCCTGCTGCCGCCGGGCGGCCGAGCGACCGCCGAAGCGCACTTGGAGCAGGCCGCGTCGCTGCTCGGTCGGCTCCACACGCTCGGGGTGCGGGAGGTGGCTGCCGTGCTGGCCGTGCCCGACGTGCGGCTCGACTCCGGCGTGCTTGTGGCGGTCGCCTGTGAGGCGCCGCAGAAAGACGACATCGTTGCGATGGCCCGGGGGCTGCTCCCCCCCCCGCTGTTGGAGGCGCTTCAGCTCCGGTGGGAGGGAGACGTATTGCTGATGGGGGTCGGCAAGACGCTCGAGCGGTACGCGTCGCTGACGCCCTCGCCCCGCAGCGACCTGCTCGACCCGCTGACCGAAGCGTTCGAGCGAGACGCCGCGGCCGCGGCGGTCGTCTCCCCCGGCGCCGATGTCCGGCGCGTCGTCCGCGAGCTGTGGCCCACGCTCGCCCCGCCGCTGCGCGACCTCGACGCACGGCTCGCCGCCGACGGTTTCCGCTACCTGCGGCTCACCGTCCGCCAGCCCCCGGCGTGGCATGCCGAGCTGACGCTGGCCGCGGCGGACGACGCGTCCGCACAGCGGTTTAAGCGTCTGGCGGACGGCGCCATCGACGCCGGGGTGCGTTTCGCCAAGAGCGAGCCGCGGGCGGCGCCGGTTGCCGGCGTCGTCGAGCAAGCGGCAACGCTGCTGCGTCCGCGGCTTGAGGGCGCCGCGCTGCGGGTGGGGGTTGCGCACGACGACGGCGAGATCGCGGCGCTGGCCAAGGGCTTCGTCGTGCCCGCGGTCGCAGCGGGGCAGCAGGCGGCGCGGCGCAGTCAGCAGATGAACGACATGAAGCAGATCGCCCTGGGGCTGCTGAACTACGAGTCGGCACGCGGGGCGTTGCCCGCCGCCGCCGCGATCTGCGACCCCCAGGGCAAGCCGCTGCTGTCGTGGCGGGTCGCCATCCTCCCCTACCTCGAACAGCAGGCGCTGTACGACCGGTTTCACCTCGACGAACCCTGGGACAGCCCGCACAACCTGAAGCTCGCTGAGGTGCTGCCGGGGCCCTACTTCGGCAGCGCGAGCGACGCACTGCGCGCCGCCGGCAAGACGACCTACCTGGTTCCGGTCGCCGCGGGAACGGCGTTTGCGCCGATCGAGGACGCCAAGCTCACCCAGCGCAAGGTCGGCAAACAAGCCGTGCATTTCCGCCAGGGGCTCAGCTACCGCAAAGTGACCGACGGCACGTCCAACACCGTCCTGATCGCCCAGGTCGCCGACGAGCACGCCGTGCTGTGGACCAAGCCCCAGGACTGGCGGGTCGACCTCGCCGACCCGCTCGCCCAGCTCCGCCAAGCGGGCCGCGACGGGTTCGTGACCGCCTACATGGACGGCAGCGCCCGGTACTTCCCGTTTGAGGTCCAGCCCGAGCTGCTTCGCAACGCGCTCACGATCAGCGGCGGAGAGGTGGATCACCCGTAG
- the mdoH gene encoding glucans biosynthesis glucosyltransferase MdoH gives MWKTATIRATIAVAALASSWWIANALGSRLGADGWTLVESLLVILTWMLTALIAFSFWMATLGLGLALFRRRGPQSSATRLDVGARVAVLMPIYNESVARVFAGIEAMRHSLGETGEDGRFDFFVLSDTTDPDVWLQEEFAWQRADARPDTHCRVFYRHREDNAGKKAGNLRDFCERWGAGYHYLLVLDADSVMTGEVMLEMLRRMEADPGLGLLQTVPIPVNQDSFWARCQQFAAAAYGPLLARAFEAWAGDAGNYWGHNAILRTEAFMRHCGLSDLPGAKPLGGEVLSHDFVEAALMRRAGYKVRLASDLGGSYEECPPALPDYAQRDRRWCQGNLQHTRLIFESGIMPMSRLHFMFGVLAYLSSPLWLLAIVLGLMSSADFDGASEPSGPSCLVVFGVVMAMLLLPRLWALLALAAGREGAAGFGGWLALASSAVLETVVSVFAAPIMMLFHTRFVLTTLMGRMVGWNAQTRDGHDLSLRDALAAHGWQAAIGIVGTLVIVLTRPSALPWLSPVLIGAALAPLISVVLSSGRVGRALRRWGLLLTPSELSPEAVLGAQRRLIPEHRRQTDELGDDPFSSVLASPGLAMVHESILTASPTAKHSNPTALAHLAERDPGSLTPDEKRLLLSDPAAFHLAWTQRLYEPSDAALGYASTPTG, from the coding sequence ATGTGGAAAACGGCGACCATCCGCGCAACGATCGCCGTGGCGGCGTTGGCGTCGAGTTGGTGGATCGCCAATGCACTCGGCAGCCGCCTGGGCGCCGACGGCTGGACGCTCGTCGAATCGCTGCTGGTGATCCTCACGTGGATGCTGACCGCGCTGATCGCGTTTTCTTTCTGGATGGCGACCCTGGGTCTCGGGCTGGCGCTCTTCCGCCGCCGCGGGCCGCAGAGCTCCGCGACGCGTCTCGACGTCGGCGCCCGCGTCGCCGTGCTGATGCCGATCTACAACGAGAGCGTGGCGCGGGTGTTCGCCGGGATCGAGGCGATGCGCCACTCGCTGGGCGAGACGGGCGAGGACGGGCGGTTCGACTTCTTTGTGCTGAGCGACACGACCGACCCCGACGTCTGGCTGCAGGAAGAGTTCGCCTGGCAGCGGGCAGACGCCCGGCCCGACACCCACTGCCGCGTGTTCTACCGGCACCGCGAGGACAACGCCGGGAAGAAGGCGGGCAATCTGCGCGACTTCTGCGAGCGGTGGGGCGCCGGCTACCACTACCTGTTGGTGCTGGACGCCGACAGCGTGATGACGGGCGAGGTGATGCTCGAGATGCTGCGACGCATGGAGGCCGACCCGGGCCTCGGGCTGCTTCAGACCGTCCCGATCCCCGTGAACCAAGACTCGTTCTGGGCGCGGTGCCAGCAGTTCGCCGCCGCGGCCTACGGGCCCCTGCTGGCGCGGGCGTTCGAGGCGTGGGCCGGCGACGCCGGCAACTACTGGGGGCACAACGCGATCCTGCGCACCGAGGCCTTTATGCGTCACTGCGGTCTATCGGACCTGCCGGGCGCCAAGCCGCTGGGGGGCGAGGTGCTCAGCCACGATTTTGTGGAAGCGGCGCTGATGCGCCGCGCGGGGTACAAGGTGCGACTGGCCTCGGACCTCGGCGGGAGCTACGAGGAGTGCCCCCCGGCGCTACCCGACTACGCCCAACGCGACCGCCGCTGGTGCCAGGGGAACCTGCAGCACACCCGGCTGATCTTCGAGAGCGGCATCATGCCGATGTCGCGGCTGCACTTCATGTTCGGCGTGCTGGCCTACCTGTCGTCGCCGCTGTGGCTGCTGGCGATCGTGCTGGGGCTGATGAGTTCGGCCGATTTTGATGGGGCTTCCGAACCCTCCGGGCCGAGTTGCCTGGTGGTGTTTGGCGTGGTGATGGCGATGCTGCTGCTCCCCAGGCTGTGGGCGCTGTTGGCGCTGGCCGCCGGGAGGGAGGGCGCCGCGGGCTTCGGTGGCTGGCTCGCGCTGGCCTCCAGCGCGGTGCTGGAGACGGTCGTCTCGGTCTTCGCGGCGCCGATCATGATGCTGTTCCACACCCGCTTCGTGCTCACCACCCTGATGGGGCGGATGGTCGGCTGGAACGCCCAGACGCGGGACGGGCACGACCTCTCGCTGCGCGACGCGCTGGCGGCGCACGGCTGGCAGGCAGCCATCGGCATTGTGGGGACGCTCGTGATCGTCCTCACGCGGCCCAGCGCGTTGCCGTGGCTATCGCCGGTGCTGATCGGCGCGGCGCTGGCGCCGCTGATCTCGGTCGTGCTGAGCAGCGGGCGGGTCGGCAGGGCGCTGCGACGCTGGGGCTTGCTGCTGACGCCGAGCGAACTCTCGCCCGAGGCCGTGCTTGGCGCGCAGCGCAGGTTGATCCCCGAGCACCGCCGCCAAACCGACGAGCTGGGCGACGACCCCTTTTCGAGCGTCCTGGCGAGCCCCGGGCTGGCGATGGTCCACGAGTCGATCCTCACCGCCTCGCCGACCGCCAAGCACTCGAACCCCACGGCGCTTGCGCACCTAGCCGAGCGCGACCCGGGCTCGCTGACCCCCGACGAGAAGCGGCTGCTGCTGAGCGACCCGGCCGCGTTTCACCTGGCCTGGACGCAGCGGCTCTACGAGCCCAGCGACGCGGCGTTGGGCTACGCGTCGACGCCAACCGGCTAA
- a CDS encoding glucan biosynthesis protein yields the protein MLTYRTIALCLATGVLTTTRPLDVAAELATASPPDAEQPFSFDRLVARAEKMAGSKHQPPVAAPPAFAQLTYDRYRMISPRFEKARWRDEDLPFWLEPHHAGFLFPFGKRLNEVGRDEAEGQSTEQIPFDPALFQYRGSAAPLADTPGGAYAGFRLLTRLLDRPNPQEFLSFLGASYFRVLGAFDWYGASVRGLAIDVGLGSPEEFPRFIEFWIERPEDKNKITVWALLDGPAVAGAYQFEVFPGETTRVAVTCALFFRHGVQKVGVAPITSMWMWEAWSKPSDDPRPEVHDSDGLLIEASGRWTWRPLVRADRTVVSSFPTDALAGFGLMQRDREYENYADNEARYHLRPNVWVKPRGDWGAGRVELLELSSTHEGFDNIGAYWVPAEPVRGGQRHDFRYELSFGQREPEGNYQARFAHTIPRATQQGSSYFLVLEGGDELPNLERNNVEPVINVEGGSVGEVRFEKQPDNNWVLSFDLHHDPASPVTATAEIHADGRPVSETWSYTWTP from the coding sequence TTGCTGACTTACCGCACCATCGCTCTATGCCTAGCGACAGGCGTGCTGACGACGACGCGTCCCTTGGACGTCGCCGCGGAGCTCGCCACCGCGAGCCCGCCCGACGCCGAGCAGCCGTTCTCGTTCGACCGCCTGGTGGCGCGTGCGGAGAAGATGGCCGGCAGCAAGCACCAGCCCCCCGTCGCGGCGCCGCCGGCGTTTGCGCAGCTCACCTACGACCGTTACCGGATGATCTCGCCACGCTTCGAGAAGGCCAGGTGGCGTGACGAGGACCTGCCGTTCTGGCTCGAGCCCCACCACGCGGGGTTCCTCTTCCCGTTCGGCAAGCGGCTGAACGAGGTGGGCCGTGACGAAGCGGAAGGGCAATCGACCGAGCAGATCCCTTTCGACCCCGCTCTGTTCCAGTACCGCGGCAGCGCGGCGCCGCTGGCCGACACGCCCGGCGGCGCCTACGCGGGCTTCCGTCTGTTGACCCGGCTGCTTGACCGCCCCAACCCGCAAGAGTTCCTCAGCTTCCTGGGGGCCAGCTACTTCCGCGTGCTGGGCGCGTTTGATTGGTACGGCGCGTCGGTCCGCGGGCTTGCGATCGACGTCGGGCTCGGCAGCCCCGAAGAGTTCCCGCGTTTCATTGAATTCTGGATCGAGCGTCCCGAAGACAAGAACAAGATCACCGTCTGGGCGCTGTTGGACGGGCCGGCGGTGGCCGGCGCGTACCAGTTCGAGGTGTTCCCGGGGGAAACGACCCGGGTCGCCGTGACCTGCGCGCTCTTCTTCCGCCACGGCGTGCAGAAGGTAGGCGTGGCGCCCATCACCAGCATGTGGATGTGGGAGGCCTGGAGCAAACCTTCCGACGACCCCCGTCCGGAGGTGCACGACTCCGACGGGCTGCTGATCGAGGCGTCCGGACGTTGGACGTGGCGGCCGCTGGTGCGGGCGGACCGGACCGTGGTCAGCTCGTTCCCGACCGACGCGTTGGCCGGATTCGGACTCATGCAGCGCGACCGCGAGTACGAGAACTACGCCGACAACGAGGCCCGCTATCACCTGCGGCCCAATGTGTGGGTGAAGCCGCGGGGGGACTGGGGCGCCGGCCGGGTTGAGCTGTTGGAGCTCAGCAGCACGCACGAGGGCTTCGACAATATCGGCGCCTACTGGGTCCCCGCCGAGCCCGTCCGCGGGGGCCAGCGGCACGACTTTCGCTACGAGTTGTCCTTCGGGCAGCGTGAGCCCGAGGGGAACTACCAAGCGAGATTTGCGCATACGATCCCGCGAGCGACACAGCAAGGATCGAGCTACTTCTTGGTGCTCGAGGGTGGCGACGAGCTCCCCAACCTTGAACGAAACAACGTCGAGCCAGTCATCAACGTCGAAGGTGGCAGCGTGGGGGAAGTGCGGTTCGAGAAACAACCCGACAACAACTGGGTGCTGTCGTTCGACCTGCACCACGACCCGGCCTCGCCGGTGACCGCTACCGCCGAGATTCACGCCGACGGCCGGCCCGTATCCGAAACGTGGAGCTACACATGGACGCCTTAA
- a CDS encoding lamin tail domain-containing protein — MLSFRRRRPARASNAATRRRRRAPVFETLESRRVMAVVLAEFLADNESGIRDADGQRQDWVELANTGAAAVDLGGYYLSDDATQPDKWRVPDGVSIAAGQRLVVFASGKDRTNGELHTNFQLEKSGEDLLLVAPDGATVVDAYLSYPPQRADASYGRGVAETGAMPQTLVGAATAVRAHVPTGENAAVDDHWREPGFDDSGWLAGTRSVGFDRNSDGVNLAPFIGRTLTPAEMSTTQTTAYVRFNFEVEGAARLTSLALDLRFDDGFIAYLNGREVARANFAEDFARPQPQWDSFAGNQVGTSSTAGAANRLAEALDVASFELSAYLPLLVEGTNVLAFHAVNSTSSSSSNANRLDLLVEPVLTAGRATGAEAVGFMAWPSPGSPNGVANQGFVGDTHFSVDRGFFDAPFDVAITSQTPGALIRYTTDGSLPSPTTGTLYGGPVAIADTTTLRAIAYKAGYTPTDVDTQTYLFLDDVLQQSAADVTQPYATWGHDKSDSGSESGYNLDDESDWGLDPDIVTGNQQSIKDALQAIPTVSLVMDWDDLFGGTPQPGTFAGTTTVAPQPQGIYIHGSSSERSASLEYFNPASPTDTFHLDVGVETQGHSSTLRWNSDKLSFQVKFKFPYGPTELNYPVFADALFGAGAASQFDSLILDAMYNYAWHHANPVQRDYARFVTDQVVSDLQNLASGKGAPHGEYVHLYLNGLYWGLYNLHERPDDSFAAEYCGGDKDDYDVVKHANQDVAHEYTWVQGGVAAEQRFASLLSATQSVQDSPASAAAYAAVEQVLDVDQFIDYMIVHYYAGNAADWSHNNWYASRDRSGGLWRFHAWDQEHAFPTADNGDSYTQAVDLTGKDDFEAPTSIHRNLIGNAEYRQRFADRVQALMQNGGVLTTEAARSVYQARIDEITAPILGESARWGDNRNESDPYTQADFLAVNNAVIADFFAGRTQTVLSQFQTAGWLVPLAAPALSQYGGQVTPGYDLLLSLPAGAPVGAEVYYTLDGSDPRLAGGGANPLATHGPGPLTVAVNSPLRVLARVKNGADWSPLVEAAFTIPDLATVRVVELMYNPPGSGDATEYIELLNFGAATIDLAGLRLEGFSSGGYDFTGGSLGPGQRVVVVRDQAAFAAAYPGVANIAPGEFSGSLANEGETVALRGPVGGLLQSFVYGDSNAPGWPAAADGDGSSLEYIGPFDQDAADPSAAAGDPYDDPANWRASLAVGGTPGTDGSTVVPGDYDRNGLVEQLDRDFWAAQFGQTVTAYAGADGNGDGRVDAADYTVWRDNLGASPAIAAAIDLAMAANAGDAAVAAQREAVSPPPATAPLFSARAPEPAERPPAAGSALWRGPAGTHRTTLLTLALRRGLGERDAEAAGPHRRAPDHGSTERAAKRHAGLMDDALQGLFVELGEA; from the coding sequence ATGCTCTCTTTCCGTCGTCGGCGTCCCGCCCGGGCCAGTAATGCAGCCACGCGGCGCCGGCGGCGGGCGCCCGTGTTCGAGACGCTCGAGTCGCGTCGGGTGATGGCGGTCGTGCTGGCCGAGTTCCTGGCCGACAACGAAAGCGGCATCCGCGACGCCGACGGCCAGCGGCAAGACTGGGTCGAGCTCGCCAACACCGGCGCGGCGGCCGTCGACCTCGGCGGGTACTACTTGTCGGACGACGCCACGCAGCCGGACAAGTGGCGCGTGCCCGACGGCGTGTCGATCGCCGCCGGCCAGCGGTTGGTGGTTTTCGCGTCTGGCAAGGACCGCACCAACGGCGAGCTCCACACCAACTTTCAGCTCGAGAAGTCGGGCGAAGACCTGCTGCTGGTCGCGCCCGATGGCGCCACGGTGGTCGACGCGTACCTGTCCTACCCGCCGCAGCGGGCCGACGCCTCCTACGGCCGGGGCGTCGCGGAGACGGGCGCCATGCCCCAGACGCTGGTCGGCGCCGCGACGGCGGTTCGCGCCCACGTGCCAACCGGGGAGAACGCCGCGGTCGACGACCACTGGCGTGAGCCGGGCTTCGACGACTCGGGCTGGCTCGCGGGGACCCGGTCGGTTGGTTTCGACCGCAACTCCGACGGCGTAAACCTCGCCCCGTTCATCGGACGTACGCTCACCCCCGCCGAGATGAGCACGACACAGACCACCGCCTACGTCCGCTTCAACTTCGAGGTCGAGGGCGCCGCCCGGCTCACGTCGCTGGCGCTCGACCTGCGGTTCGACGACGGGTTCATCGCCTACCTCAATGGCCGCGAGGTCGCCCGCGCCAACTTTGCCGAAGACTTCGCCCGCCCCCAGCCGCAGTGGGACTCGTTCGCGGGGAACCAGGTGGGGACCAGCTCGACCGCCGGCGCCGCGAACCGCCTGGCCGAAGCGCTGGACGTGGCGTCGTTCGAGCTGTCGGCCTACTTGCCGCTGCTGGTCGAGGGGACCAACGTGCTGGCGTTCCACGCGGTCAACAGCACCAGTTCTTCTTCCAGCAACGCGAACCGGCTCGACCTGCTGGTAGAGCCGGTGCTGACCGCGGGGCGGGCGACGGGCGCCGAGGCGGTCGGCTTCATGGCATGGCCCAGCCCCGGTTCGCCCAACGGTGTTGCGAACCAGGGGTTTGTGGGGGACACGCACTTCTCGGTCGACCGCGGCTTCTTCGACGCCCCGTTCGACGTGGCGATCACGTCGCAAACCCCGGGGGCGCTGATCCGCTACACGACCGACGGCAGCCTTCCTTCCCCAACCACCGGCACGCTCTACGGCGGACCGGTCGCCATCGCCGACACGACCACCCTGCGGGCGATCGCCTACAAGGCAGGCTACACGCCCACGGACGTCGACACCCAGACCTACCTGTTCCTCGACGACGTCCTGCAGCAGAGCGCCGCGGACGTCACCCAGCCGTACGCCACGTGGGGGCACGACAAGAGCGACAGCGGCAGCGAGTCGGGCTACAACCTGGACGACGAGTCGGACTGGGGGCTGGACCCCGACATCGTGACCGGCAACCAGCAATCCATCAAAGACGCGCTCCAGGCGATCCCCACCGTTTCGCTGGTGATGGACTGGGACGACCTGTTCGGCGGGACGCCCCAGCCGGGCACGTTTGCCGGCACGACCACGGTGGCGCCCCAGCCGCAAGGGATCTATATCCACGGCAGCTCGAGCGAACGCTCCGCGTCGCTGGAGTACTTCAACCCTGCTTCTCCCACGGATACGTTCCACCTCGACGTGGGGGTCGAGACGCAGGGGCACTCCAGCACCCTGCGGTGGAACTCCGACAAGCTCTCCTTCCAGGTGAAGTTCAAGTTCCCGTACGGGCCGACCGAGCTGAACTACCCGGTGTTCGCCGACGCGCTGTTCGGCGCGGGGGCGGCGTCGCAGTTCGACTCGCTGATCCTCGACGCGATGTACAACTACGCGTGGCACCACGCCAACCCGGTGCAGCGAGACTACGCCCGGTTCGTCACGGACCAGGTGGTGTCCGACCTGCAGAACCTGGCGTCGGGCAAGGGGGCGCCGCACGGCGAGTACGTCCACCTGTACCTCAACGGCCTGTACTGGGGCCTCTACAACCTGCACGAACGCCCGGACGACTCGTTCGCTGCCGAGTACTGCGGCGGCGACAAGGACGACTACGATGTCGTCAAGCACGCCAACCAGGACGTCGCCCACGAGTACACCTGGGTCCAAGGGGGCGTCGCCGCCGAGCAGCGTTTCGCGTCGCTGCTCAGCGCCACCCAGTCGGTGCAAGACAGCCCCGCCAGCGCCGCCGCCTACGCCGCCGTAGAGCAAGTGCTGGACGTCGATCAGTTCATCGACTACATGATCGTGCACTACTACGCCGGCAACGCGGCCGACTGGTCGCACAACAACTGGTACGCCTCGCGCGACCGCAGCGGCGGCTTGTGGCGGTTCCACGCGTGGGACCAAGAGCACGCCTTCCCGACCGCCGACAACGGCGACTCCTACACGCAAGCGGTCGACCTCACCGGCAAGGACGACTTCGAGGCGCCCACGTCGATCCATCGCAACCTGATCGGAAACGCCGAGTACCGCCAGCGGTTCGCCGACCGCGTGCAGGCGCTGATGCAGAACGGCGGGGTGCTGACGACCGAGGCGGCCCGCTCCGTCTACCAGGCCCGCATCGACGAGATCACCGCGCCGATCCTGGGCGAGTCGGCCCGCTGGGGCGACAACCGCAACGAGAGCGACCCCTACACGCAGGCCGATTTCCTGGCGGTCAACAACGCGGTGATCGCCGACTTCTTCGCGGGCCGCACGCAGACCGTGCTGTCGCAGTTCCAAACCGCGGGTTGGCTCGTGCCGCTGGCGGCGCCGGCGCTCAGCCAGTACGGCGGGCAGGTGACGCCGGGCTACGACTTATTGCTGTCGCTCCCGGCAGGGGCGCCGGTCGGCGCCGAGGTCTACTACACGCTCGACGGATCGGACCCCCGTTTGGCCGGGGGTGGGGCCAACCCGCTCGCCACGCACGGCCCCGGACCGCTCACCGTGGCCGTAAACTCCCCGTTGCGGGTGCTGGCGCGGGTCAAGAACGGCGCCGATTGGAGCCCGCTGGTCGAGGCCGCGTTCACTATCCCCGATCTGGCGACGGTCCGCGTGGTCGAGCTCATGTACAACCCGCCCGGATCGGGGGACGCGACCGAGTACATCGAGCTGCTGAACTTCGGCGCAGCGACGATCGACCTCGCCGGCCTGCGCCTCGAGGGGTTCTCGTCGGGGGGCTACGACTTCACCGGCGGCTCGCTCGGCCCCGGCCAGCGGGTCGTGGTGGTGCGCGACCAGGCGGCCTTTGCCGCCGCCTATCCGGGTGTTGCGAATATCGCGCCGGGCGAGTTCTCGGGGAGCCTCGCCAACGAGGGAGAAACCGTCGCGCTCCGCGGCCCCGTGGGCGGGCTGCTGCAGTCGTTCGTCTACGGCGACAGCAACGCCCCCGGCTGGCCGGCCGCGGCGGACGGCGACGGGTCGTCGCTCGAGTACATCGGCCCCTTCGACCAGGACGCCGCGGACCCCTCGGCGGCGGCGGGCGACCCGTACGACGACCCAGCCAACTGGCGCGCAAGCCTCGCGGTAGGGGGCACGCCCGGTACCGACGGGTCGACCGTCGTGCCGGGCGATTACGACCGCAACGGTCTTGTCGAGCAGCTCGACCGCGATTTCTGGGCCGCCCAGTTCGGCCAGACAGTGACGGCCTACGCCGGCGCAGACGGCAACGGAGACGGCCGCGTCGACGCGGCCGACTACACCGTGTGGCGCGACAACCTCGGCGCCTCCCCCGCGATCGCCGCGGCGATCGACCTTGCCATGGCAGCGAACGCGGGAGACGCCGCGGTCGCCGCCCAGCGCGAGGCGGTCTCTCCCCCGCCCGCCACCGCCCCGCTGTTCAGCGCCCGCGCCCCTGAGCCCGCCGAGCGTCCCCCTGCCGCCGGCAGCGCATTGTGGCGAGGGCCTGCCGGCACGCACCGCACGACGCTGCTGACGCTGGCGTTGCGGCGGGGCTTGGGCGAGCGGGACGCCGAGGCCGCGGGGCCCCACCGTCGAGCACCGGACCACGGCTCGACCGAACGAGCGGCCAAGCGGCACGCCGGGCTGATGGACGACGCGCTGCAGGGCTTGTTCGTCGAGCTCGGCGAGGCTTAG
- a CDS encoding DUF1559 domain-containing protein → MVSPTPRPATGRGFTLVELLVVIAIIGILVALLLPAVQAAREAARRSSCQSNLRQVGLAVMNFESARGRLPIGAVQRFDVSQDPTLYSWVSQVLQYIEEAAAYGQADWTIPLADRDRAGNEAHHIEFATLKCPSLEPVGLVNDFYGARGSYAVNAGIGQIYMHNPDPDQKVAGISGAQKWPFAPYASATSSLGASGVFLVNHGRRLAEITDGTSKTAMVAEIINVVGEDTRGALHYGGAVMYMHNVVPNDVSSFPDRTRYCVSIPENAPCQLTINAWKGGWQQAARSQHPGGAHVLLADCSAQFISDGIQLVNWQVLATPDGEEIATESF, encoded by the coding sequence ATGGTTTCTCCTACGCCACGCCCGGCGACCGGCCGCGGCTTCACGCTGGTCGAGTTGCTGGTAGTGATCGCCATCATCGGCATCCTGGTGGCGCTGTTGCTGCCCGCCGTGCAGGCGGCCCGCGAAGCGGCCCGACGGAGCTCGTGCCAGAGCAACCTCCGCCAGGTAGGCCTCGCGGTGATGAACTTCGAGTCGGCCCGCGGCCGGCTCCCCATCGGCGCCGTGCAGCGGTTCGACGTCTCTCAAGACCCGACGCTCTACAGCTGGGTCTCCCAGGTGCTGCAGTACATCGAAGAGGCGGCCGCCTACGGCCAGGCCGACTGGACCATCCCGCTGGCCGATCGGGACCGCGCCGGCAACGAGGCGCACCACATCGAGTTCGCCACGCTCAAGTGCCCGTCGCTCGAGCCGGTTGGCCTGGTGAACGACTTCTACGGCGCCCGCGGCTCGTACGCGGTGAACGCCGGGATCGGGCAGATTTACATGCACAACCCCGACCCGGACCAGAAGGTGGCCGGCATCTCCGGCGCCCAGAAGTGGCCGTTTGCGCCGTACGCCAGCGCCACGTCGTCGCTGGGGGCGAGCGGCGTGTTCCTGGTGAACCACGGCCGGCGGCTGGCCGAGATCACCGACGGAACCAGCAAGACGGCGATGGTGGCGGAGATCATCAACGTGGTTGGCGAAGACACCCGGGGCGCGCTGCACTACGGGGGCGCCGTGATGTACATGCACAACGTCGTGCCGAACGATGTTTCGTCGTTTCCGGACCGCACCCGCTACTGCGTAAGCATCCCGGAGAACGCCCCCTGCCAGTTGACGATCAACGCCTGGAAGGGGGGCTGGCAGCAGGCCGCCCGCAGCCAGCACCCCGGGGGCGCGCACGTGCTGCTGGCCGATTGCAGCGCCCAGTTCATCTCGGACGGCATCCAGCTCGTGAACTGGCAGGTGCTGGCGACCCCCGATGGCGAAGAAATCGCCACCGAGAGCTTTTAG